The following is a genomic window from Falco naumanni isolate bFalNau1 chromosome 10, bFalNau1.pat, whole genome shotgun sequence.
CTTTAAATACGTGTTAATCTTACAGCACTGAAACGTAACCCCCCCCCAGTACAATTGTTCATAGCGTAAGGTCGGTATAAATTTAACATGCTTAATCATTTGATGCCGCTTCTCTGTATTATAGTGGAAATCATCTAGTTTGTAGTGTATCATTACACCAACAACTGCTTAAAATATCTCGGAAGAAATGTAACCGATAGCGAACAAGGTGGCAGGAAAATTGTCAGTGTTCAAGTCCTGCAAGAACTGTGGTCCGCTCCACGTGCTGCGTTGGGAGGCTTACGTGCTGTCTGGGACTTGGCGAGACTGAAATTCCCGTTTCCTTCCAAGAAGACGCGTTCTTTACAAGAGGAAACTGCGCGAGGGAAGCTGCCTGTCTTTTGACGTTTGCACAAGCCAAATGCCATAAATCTGGAAGACAAACCTTCGTTTGAAAATCAAATGCCAATGTTTCATGCACAGttaattttgttgttaaaacGATAGACGCTGGGAATTTCTGGtggtgatatatatatatatatgtatatgtatagaGGAAGCTGTTATATAAAATGGCCATTCATTCTCAAGTGCTGTTGtctcctctgctccctttcCCCCCCAGCCAGCCGTGTGGGTGTACTCTTGCCATCTGTGAGCGGTTGCTTGTCATACTTTTCCAAAAATGTACCGATCTACTTGAATTCTGCGAGCTGCCCCGTGTCCCTGGCCCCTCCAGCCGGAGCCAGGCGTTGCCTGCTCCAGCTTTCCTTcggaggaaggaagggaaaccCAGTGGTAATGAGGGCAGGGGCCGTCTCTGGAATGACTCGGACTCGTGCAGGCTGCTCCGTGGGGTGTTTTAAATGTGGTTGATGTGCTCATCGCTAGAGGTGTGGGAGGACATGTTGATTTGGGGTTCTTTTTCCTTACGCTGCTTTTCATCACGTTGTACTCTCCGAAGTGGGACTCGCTGAGCTCACAGAGCAAGGTCCAAACCCACGCTGTAGGCTTTGGGTTGCAACatcatgtgtgtgtatgtatgtatatatgcacatatgtatatatttatacaacAGGTGTGCACCTagtatttgctgctgttttttctttggtggtAAAACCGTGGAATTTGGCTCAAAGTACTGCTGGGAGCTCTCAGCCAGGCAAGCGGAGGCGTGAGCTGCGTGTGCCCGGAGCTGTGCTTTTCCCTTTCGGCTGCAGGAAAAACCAAACGACACCTGTCAGGCGAAACGACCGGCGAAGGCATCGGTGGAAGGATCCTGTTGTATAAATACAGGGGTGGTACAGGGGGTAGAGCTGTGCTCTTTGAACAGGAGGAGCAACCTGCTGCCAGGGCCTTTCCCCCCGCGCAGCAGTGAGCTCGTGTGCACAGTGCAGCGCGCTTGCGGCGTCTGTGTTGGTCGCTCGACTTACGGTGCTCGTGGGTGGGGCTCAGGCAGGTTTGGAGTTATTGCAAGTCTTAAAAGATGGAGTTAGGTGGTGGTGTGTGTAAAGGCACGACTGGCCAGCGCCTGTGTGAGCACTAAACCCCTTCAGTGCGAGGGGGAAGAGCCACcgccggccctgcccgggctgtCCTGCGGGGCTGCTCCCCGACACACGGAACGGGGGTTCTGCTTCAGGGCGCAAACGGGGCAGCGCTGCACGCTTGAAGTTGTTGGTGTCCGTCAGGTAGATGAACTCTGAGGTTTGCACGACCCAAACACCGGCTGTGTCCGAGCCCGCCGCCGTCATTCCTCCCTTCCGTGTGTCCCCACCTTCGCTCCCCCgcagctggctgggggcagTTCAGTTTGTGTTACTGCCGCCATCTGAGGCGGTTTATGTTCATTTTGCATGTGAGCAAGGCCCTGAACTAAGTAATTCATCTGGGGTTTGGCTGTGTTGGCCTCTTCACAAAGCTTGAGGGAGCTGAGGACGCCAGAAGAGAACGCGCTCTGTGTTTGCACTGCACTTCAActcggggggagggggggggggggagcccatctttaaaaaagaaaaaaaaaaaattgtaaaaaaaccaaaaccaaaccccaccacAATCGAAGTATAAATGCATCTGAAAAACAATTATaatatagacatatatatattttgttatGTTACTAAAGGACCATACTTTGACTTGTATGTAAGTAGATGTGGCTGTCTGAACTCTGTGGATTGTAACACTCGATACTACTGAACTCCTGTACATACACGCAGTTACGGcagaaggaattattttatgttttagcATGGTAATTTGTGTATTGTATGTCTGaatataaactaaaataaagatTGCTAAGTTATCTGAAACCACtgttgtaaaataaatgttttcaatgCAGAAAAGTGCATCGGCTTCTTTCCTTGTTACTAGAGGAGGGACCTGCGTGACCGAGGGACGCGGGTAGGTGGGATGTGGGACAGGTCTGTCTCCTGCTGTCCCCGGACGGACACGTCATGGTGCGCAGTGGCTCCCCGGCCATGGATGGGTGCGGGGTCCCTGGGACAGGGGCTGCacggctcctgctgcccccttGCACCACTGCCAGCTCCCCGCTGTGTTTTGAATGTTAAAGGCCAAAGACCTTTATATGATGCTGGACCGTGGCAGGTATTTGGGGTGTAAGGACAAGTTCCGAGCTGCCAGGTGGCATGAGGAACCATCCATCACCCGGCCGCGGGGCAGGGGCCGGCCGCTCGGGCTGCGTGGTTGCAGCAGGAATGGCCTTTCTTGCAGGTCACGGTGTTGGGGACGGGGTTTTTCTCCTGGCGTTGCTGGTGGGAGagacagaagcaaaaggaaaagatgtgCAAAGGCTGCTACAAGACTCGTCCCCAAGCCCTGCTGGTCGCGGGTGGTGGCTGCCCTTCCTGCATGGTGGCACCAGCAGCTTCTGTCACCCGCACTGGCTTCCCAGGGATCACGCATTCTGGGAAGGTAAATTCTGTGTTTGGTGGAAATCTGCCGGGAGGAGGGAAGGACAAACTCGGCGGTTCCAGCTTGGCCTCTGCTCCCTGGCGGGACTTGCCGTGGGCACAGCTGTGGTTGTGCCCAGTCCCCCTCCAGCCGTTGCCCAGCAGGACGGGATCCCGGGGGAGCTGCCTCCCACCTCCCGCCCCTCGCACCAAAGCTGGGCCATGTCCCGGAGCCACCACGACAGGGCACCTCGGTGGCCCTGGGCAAGCTGTGCTGACAGCCGAGGACGGGCCCCCATCGCACCGTGCCCTGCGGTGGGTCACCTGTGACTGGTGACACCCGGCATGGTGTGGGCAGGGCACAGAGGGCAACgctcctgctggcagcctgAGGTTGGACACATCAGCAGAGACCATTCCGGCTGCCTTCTGGGAAAAGGTGTCCCGTCATCGGGCACCTCGTGGCTGCACTGCCctcggggtgctgggggagcaaGCTGGGGGCTGGCTCTTTAgataaaatgccattttcttctggttatgtatttattttattttatttatattggGACTTTTGGTTACTTTTCATTGATTGTTTCCCCCTTGTAACAAATTAAACCCCTTTACCTGTCGCTTAGGGGTTTGCATCATGGGCCACTTCATCTTCACCCCAACTCGGGACAAGACCTGGCACCCGCCCGTGGCCCTTCGCTGTGGGCAGGCTCCTGGCTCTCACCCGCAGCGCAGCGGGGCTGTTTGCTCCCACCGCTGGGACCTGCTGCCGCCTGCGAACCTTCGATTTCCCGTCACTTTGAAATGCTAAAGGCAAACGGCGGCCCCTGGGCTGGCGGCTGAAGGATGCTCTGCCCGTGTGCCAGCAGCTGAGTGatgtcctgcctctgcctgcctgccagcagcgTGTCCTCGGCTCATCCCGGCCGGCACAACTTGGGAATCACGCTCTTAGGGACGGTGGCAGTGAAGTTCGGCACCACATAGGCCAGCCGGAGAGGCCAGGGAAGCACAGTGTCACCAGGGagggtggctgggcaggggcgAGGACGCCACGATGtggagccagggctggagcGGTCTCTCACTGAAAGCCAGTGTTTGGCTCATGGACTGCCAGCTGCTGTGGCCTCACCTGGAAAAGGCACTGCCGGGCAAAGGAAAATTGCTGCTGGGGCAGAAAATCCCTGGGGAAAGCCAGGCCCGGGCGCAGGGCCTGGGCTGGGCTCACAAAGCCAAGGCAAAGCTGTTCCATTTGGGCACGTGGTCCTCGCCGGCGTCACTCTGCCGTGGCACCTCTCCCCTGTGCCCATCTTGGCACGGTCCGATCTTTTGATTTCTGTCCTAACCAGTCACCAATCCCTCACTGTCCCCTCCCTGATGTCCCTGGGGTGCCAGAGGTCTTCTCTGTCTGTCCCCAACTCAGTCGGTCACCCAGGGATaggctggctgtggggaggggacacCGAGGACCCAGTTTGCAGTGGGCTCTGTGCACCATCCCAGGACACTTTTCACCCTTCTCTCAGGGGATGTGGCAGAGCAAACACCCCACCACCATGGGCCATGCCCAGGAGCCTTCCCCAAGCCCAGCTCAGCTCCGTCTtgccccagtgctgcagcacagcccacacCAGCAGCACGGGCACAGCCTGCCGTGGGAACGGCTGCTCTGGGCACGGAGCtgtgtttggggagggggattgaggtgctgggggggtctGTGCCCCAGTGCACACAgtgtgaggagggagggggccAGGACCCCTTGGTGGGGGCTGTGATGCTCTTGCTGCTTGATGCAGTCAGGAAATGTCTTAGACGGATGCTCATCTTCCTCCAGGAGCCACAGGCTCAGGCTTCTGTAAACCTTGTCCTGAGCCGCCAGCTGTGGCTCCGAAAGGCGCAGGTGTGCTGCGAGGCCAGGACGCGGCGGTTTTTGGAGCCATTCGCGGCAgagctgaaggaggaaaagccCTGGGAGGGCTCTGCGGCTGCAGGACATGCGGCTGCTCCGGCCCCAGCTGGCCGGCACCCAGGGATGGGGCCGGATCCCCCGGGCACTGGGAGCCACCAGCATCTGCCAAGCCACTGTCCCCATGCAGTGTCCCAGAGAGAAACGCCCCATACAGCCCCCCTGGGATGGACCCACACACCCAGCTGTCCCCCTACTCGTGTCCCAGGCTGCTCCCTGAGCGCTTGTCCTGCCttaggctgctgctggcagccagcaccctgcaagcagcagaaatcctcctcctcatcttcctcctgcCAGGTCAGGAGCCTCAGCTGACCCCCATCCTGCTCAGCAAGGTCCCAGCTTTCTGGAGAGGGTTAAAGGTGCTCCTGAGCCGCTCTGGCTGCCCCAGGCTGTGTGCGGTTGCCTCTGGTCTCCGTTACCTTTTTTTCATAATGAGAGAAAATGCACCTTGACAGAAacccccaccagcccagcccagcccaaaATGCCACTGCAGTGCATCAGCAGTGCGAGGAGAAGCTCCATCCCATGTAACCACCAGCTTCAGGGAAGATTGAACCTGCTTTGAGACTCAAGGCTGCTCTCCAGGATATTTTTGGTTGTCGGCATTGGAGCTGGTGCTAGCGCAGCCCTGGGAGGAGGATGAGGGACCTTCTGGTCCCCGGGGGATGCTGGTGCCTGGCTACATGGGTGATGGCAATGGGCTTGTAGACAGTGGCGATGGGCTCACGGGTGATGCCAGTCACTCACGGGTGATGCCAACGGGCTGTGGTGGGACACAGTCACCAATGCCACAGCCCAACCAACTCGAGaccctcctgcagcactgacCACAAGCCCCTCCGCAGCATGCACGGCCCTGTCCTGGTGCAGAGAGCTGTTTGTGCAACCGCACTTCTTATTGTGCAGCTGATGGTGGGTTTTCACATGTTTTCATGTGAAATGCATGTGTTTTcacatgcatgcatgtgcacacgTGTTCATCCTGTGCTCCCATGGCTGCCAAATGGCGcagcttctgcttctcccaCCAGCGAGGCACGAGCTGCACACTCAGAGCACTTTGTGCTTGCACCTTTCATGTAGGGATGCATCTGGGGTTGCTCTGGTGGTTTTGGGGAGACCTGGTTTGGGTCCAAGGGTGGTGCTAGGGACTGAGCAgctctgggaggggaaggggtgcTCGCTACCCATGACTGCTGCAACACTGATATGTCAAAGCATTCCCAAACCCTGTGTCTGCAAAGGGGACAGATCCAGAGGGCTCAAAATCAAGGAtaccccctgcccccacccccaccccaagagggagcagaggaaagggtCACCTTTACCAGCCCCACGTAGGATGCAAGAGCACGGCAGGTGCGAGGGCGACTTTAATGCACAACAGCAAGAGCAACACGCAGGACGCAGCAATTGGAACCCCGCTGGGCAAGGGGGGGCTCCCTGGGCACGGCTCCAgcccctggctgggcagcagcatccccccctcttctctgctctgccatggcTGCTCGCTATGGGGTCGGTCTCCTTCATTCCCCCCCACGACCCTCCCTCATTTTCCTATACTCTGCAGCAAGAGCTTATTGCTGAGCGCCTTCTGGGCCAGTCTCTCCTCCCGGGACATCTCCAGGAACTCGCGCAGGAGGTGGAAGGTAAGATCCAGCGAGTTGGGTTTGCCATCTCGCCTCTTGCCGGTTTGCAGCCCCCGTGCGCTGCGGTGGGCCGGGGTGGGCTCTGCCCCACGGGGCTGGCACAGTCTTTGGGGCAGGGGGCCGGCAGCAGGGACCGGGGATGGTGGGGTTCCCGGCCAGGGCTCCCAGATGGGCTGGGGGACCAGGGTCAGCCTGCGGGACGGGCCGCGGGGCCACTGCAGGGGCGAGCAGGTCTCCGAGGGCAGGAAGAGCAGGACGAGGACGGAGGCAGCCGAAATCATCCTGATCCGCATCGCAGCCGCTCCGGGGCCAGATGCCTGCAagaacccccccaccccagccccccgcacccccccgctGCAGTCAGGGGGCACCCGACAGGCTTCACACCATGGGAGTCCCCCGCCCCAAGGGTAAGACCCCCTGGGGATAGAACCTCCCCGGGACGGGACCCCTACCCCCCACAGAtggagccccctccctccccgcaaGTCCCTGGAACAGGACACCCGGGCGCTGGAACCCCCCCCACCCAGGTATGGGACACCCCTGCTCCCGAGTgggacagccccccccccccccccccccttggaCCGGGTCTTCCCCCGAGCATGCGACACCCACAGAAGCTGGGACGGGACCCCCCGGGACCTGGGACCCTCCCGGGACCTGGGACCCTCCAACCCCGTCATGAGACCCTCATACCCCCAGGACCGGACACCTCCCGGGGGTTCCCTGTCCTGGGTCCCCGGCCGCGCTCACCGCTCGCCGCCGCTCCGCCCGGCAGGACGCACCGcaccgcgccgcccgcccgccacCGCGCTATAtaggggcggcggcgggactCACGTGACCGCGCTATaccgggcggcgcggggccccGTGACGCGGCGCGGGGTGGCGGGAGCTGTCCGCGGTGCTGAACGGccgcgggggtggggggagcccgGCGGACACCGGGACCGTGTGGGGAGGGTctgggggacgggggggggaTCAGGGGGAGTGTCTGGGGGACACGGGGGATCGTGGGGGGAGGGTctggggggacacgggggaTCAGGGGGAGCGTCTGGGGGACACGGGGGACCTGGGGGGAGAGTCTGGGATGACATGGAGGATCAGGGGGAGAGTCTGGGGTGGGACACGGGGATCGTGGGGAGGGTCTGAGGGACacaggggatgctggggggaggGTCTGGGGGACACGGGGGATCGGGGGAGGGTCTGAGGGACACGGGGGACCTGTGGGGAGAGTCTGGGATGACATGGAGGATCAGGGGGAGAGTCTGGGGTGGAACACAGGGACTGTGGGGAGGGTCGGGGGGACACCGGGGGTCGTGAGGGGTAAGtctgggggacacaggggatTGGGGGGGGAGTTTAGGGTGACATGGAGTACCAGGGGAGAGTCTAAGGGGAACATGGGGGATCGTGGGGCGTGGGTGtctggggggacatggggatcACAGGAGGAGAGTCTGGGGTGACACAGGGATCCGGGGGGTGCAAGGGTAGGAGTCTGGTGGGGGATGCGGGGTTCATGGGCATGTGGAGAGAATCTGGGGGTACACAGGGTATGGTGGTGTGAGGGAGGTGTTTTGGAGCTATcggggggggcatggggggtgggaggtgtgCAGGGTGTGTAAGCAAGTGGGCACAGATGGTTCAAGGGGGTTTCTCTGTGTGTcagaggggtgggggtgttcAGGAGATAAGGGGGGTCCAGGAGGGGTCagagggggtgtgtgggggggtgtgtgtgggtgtgtgtgtgcataacAGACCCACCGTGTACAACGATGGTGCAACAGGACCAAACCCTCGTTCCCGCATCCCACTGGGACGTGTTTCCAAGCACTCTGCCACAAATCCACACTCAGTCCCCTGGAAACCCCCAcggagccccccaccccccgcaggGCCATGCATGCCGTGTGGGGTACACGCATGGGATCAGCCCGGAGCTCTGCACCACTTTGTTTCGCAGGGAAGGTTTTCCCCACTGGTGACCGCAGCTCCTTTGGAAGTTGCCCAGCAAAGCCAGCCCCGacaccttccccagctcctccGAGTGATTCATCCAGTGTTGTGCAGATGAAAACTTCACTTCAGAAGCGTAAATGTGTTTCTGGAGCACctttggtgaagaaaaaaaggcacgCTCCTTCCCTGGCCTGATCGCCCAGCAGACGCACACCTCTGGGTGCAAATCGGGGTCCAAGGGATTCATGCATGTGAttcatttgccttttcctccctccctgctggaGCTTTCATTATTCAGCACTTGGAGCTCAGCAATCACTTCATCTTGCAAAAGTGCTGCTGTCTCTAAAACTAAAATTCCCTCAtgagaaataaacatttcaagagaaggggaaaaaaacaaagcaacccACATTAAATAGAACTTGAATGAATAGCAAGAACCCCACGTCCTCCCGCAGGTCAAGAGCCACCCAAAAACCATaggctttgctgctttctggagGGTCACTGGAAAGGGTGaaggggatttgggggggggaggtgaGCTGGGGGTCCCCCCACACCCTCTCAACTCCTAGCAGAAGCAAAGTGGCCTTCGGGCAGGCAGGAGCGGGTAGCATCTGCCTCCCActtgctttgtgtgtgtgtattttgtaAGTCCTTTTCTTTACTGAATCATCGAGAACAGCTGTAATTTCCAGCGCTCCACCTGAGCCTGCTTTTCCCTC
Proteins encoded in this region:
- the LOC121095264 gene encoding corticoliberin-like translates to MRIRMISAASVLVLLFLPSETCSPLQWPRGPSRRLTLVPQPIWEPWPGTPPSPVPAAGPLPQRLCQPRGAEPTPAHRSARGLQTGKRRDGKPNSLDLTFHLLREFLEMSREERLAQKALSNKLLLQSIGK